Genomic segment of candidate division WOR-3 bacterium:
AACAGAACTCTGCAAAGAACTAGGTAAACCAATTCTGACTTCCAGGGACGTATTAGAAATAATGACTATGGAAAAAGAATACGTTTTTTATCCTGTGGACGAAAAGGTCCTGCGAGGGAAGACAAAATCCATAGAAATATTTTCGGTGGAACTCAGAAAACAATGATCTAAAGCATTATTTGATTCCCTTTTTAAAAAAACCTCTTGACAAAAACGTTTTTCTTTGTTAGATAAAACTAACATGAACAAAAAAACAAAGAAATATCTTTCTTCCCATATGGAAGACTATCTTGAAGCGATTCTCGATATCGCCAACAAACAAAAAAGAGTACGCGTCACCGACGTGAGTTTGTATCTAAACGTAAGAAAACCGTCTGTAAATTCAGCTGTAAAAAAGCTCAAAGCGATGAAATTGCTGAAGCATGAAAAATACGGAGATATACAACTGACGGAAAGAGGTGAAAAACTAGCTGAAAAAATACTGCAAAAGCACAATGTACTTTTCAATTTTTTAAGCGAATATTTGGATGTCCCGAAAGACATCGCCGCTGTAGAAGCTTGCAAGATAGAGCACAACATCAGCGCAGAAACACTCAAAAAACTCTCCGACTTCATTGATTGTATAAAAAATATGAATTTCCAAAAAAGTTAAGACATGATTTTGAAAAGATTTAACACCCTCACTTTTATGGAGACCTGATGAAAATCGAAAAAGGAAAATCCATACCCCTTTCGCTTGCAAAATCAGGAGAAAATTTAATAATATGCGAACTTAAGGGAGGCGGAGTCTTCAAAGAAAAGTGCATCAGCATGGGAATAATACCAGGCAAAGAAATAGTCATTTCACACAAAAGCAGAAACGGTCCATGCCTCATGAAAATAGGGGATTCAAGGATTATTATTGGCGGCGGAATGATGAATAAAATTTTCGTTGTAGAACCCTGAATCGCCCCTGGGGTAGATTTGAAATCTCGAAAAATAACAGTAGCTCTCATAGGCACTCCGAATTGCGGCAAGACCACTGTTTTTAATTCACTAACCGGCGGAAACGTGAAAACCGGAAATTGGCCGGGAGTGACAGTTGAAAAAAGGGAAGGCAAGTTAAAACCCGACTCTAAAATCGGGTCAGAAGACTATGATTTGTCTATAGTCGATTTACCTGGCACCTATTCACTTTCGGCTATATCAGAAGACGAAAAGGTCGCGAGAGATTTTATTTTAAGCGGCGAACCTTCGATTATACTAAACATTCTAGACGGATCCAACCTCGAGAGAAGCCTTTACCTCACCGTACAACTACTCGAAATGAACGCCCCTCTGATTCTCGCCGTAAACATGATCGATATAGCCGAACGCTCAAGAATTCAACTGGATTTAGAAGAGCTTTCACGGCAATTGTCAGTTCCGGTCGTTGGCATGAGTGCTCTGAGAAAAAACGACGTAAGCAATCTAAAAAAAATTCTCGTTGAAAACGCCGGAAAAAATATTTCCCCGAGGGCACACTTTGAATACGCCAACGAAATCGAAGCCGAAATACACGCTTGCCAGGAGAAAACTTCTTCATATGCGCTTGCCTCAGGTTTAGAAAGCAGATGGCTTTGCATAAAACTTCTCGAAGAAGACCGTTGGGTTTCGTCAAAACTCGTCGAAAATGGTGTCTTCACTGAAAGTGAAATCGGAAGTTCAAAAAAGAAAATTGAAAACATGCTAGGTGATTCAATTGAGATCATTTTTGCTGATCACAGATACGGATTTATTCACGGAATATGCCAGAGAATAATCACAAAACAAGCGGCCAGGGAATCCTATACAGAAAAAATCGACAAAGTAGTATTGAACAGATACCTCAAATTACCAATTTTCCTTATCGTAATGTATGCGATTTTTTGGGCAACGATAACTTTGGGCGGGACTTTCACGGATTTTTTTGAAATGATTTCGGGTGTGATTTTCATCGATGGCCTCGGATTTCTGCTTGAAAAATTGAACTCACCAACTTTCCTCAAGATAATTTTAGCCAATGGAGTAGGCGGGGGAATTCAGACAGTCATAACATTCACTCCTATACTTTTTTTTATGTATATCATGTTCGCAGTACTCGAAGACAGCGGATACATGGCGAGAGTCGCTTTCATCATGGATAAGTACATGAGCAAGATTGGCTTGCCGGGTAAAGCTTTCGTCCCTTTGCTTGTAGGCTTCGGATGCACGGTTCCTGCGATTCTCGCCACGAGAACACTTGAAAATAGAAGAGACCGATTGATGACTATTTTCATAGCCCCTCTGATGTCCTGCGGTGCTAAAATGCCTGTATACGCTCTCTTCACCGCAGCTTTTTTCCCGAAAAACAGTGCTTTAATTGTGATATCTCTTTATTCAGTAGGCGTATTTTTCGCCATCATCACAGGTCTTATGATGAAGTCAACTCTTTTCAGACATCATCATTCCTATTTTGTCATGGAACTCCCCATTTACCACGCTCCGCGCCCAAAACACATATTGTTCCACACATGGATGAGGCTAAAATCATTTTTACTAAAAGCTGGACAAGTCATAGTCATCGCGGTTGCGATACTGACGGTTATCAATTCATTTGGAACAGATGGATCTTTCGGTAACGAAAACAGTGACAAATCCTTACTGACTTTCATGGGTAAAACCATAACACCTCTTTTCCACCCAATAGGGATAGAAAAGGAAAATTGGCCTGCTACGGTCGGTCTTCTTATGGGGGTTTTCGCAAAAGAGTCAGTCATCGGAACTTTAAACTCTCTTTACGCCCAAATAAAAGCCGCTGAAAGTGAAGGTATTCAGGAAGAAGAAAGTTATTTGGAGAAAATTAAAGGAGCCTTTACCTCTATACCCGAAAATTTGTCCGAAGTTTTGCACCCCTTTTTAAAGTTATTCGGTTACCAAGAAGCAACAGAAACAGTCGCGAGTGAAAACAAGATATTCGGTCTTATGAGTTCTTTCTTCAGCAAAGGAGGCTTTCAGGCTTATGCCTATTTGCTTTTTATCCTTTTATATTTTCCCTGCCTTTCTTCATTTGGAGTCATGATCAGGGAGAGTGGCTGGATTTTAGCCGTAGCCAGCGCGGTTTACTTGACCTCAATAGCATGGTCTACTTCCACTCTTTTCTACCAAATGACAGTCGGGAAAAATCTCATTTATATTATGATCGCTGTTCTCGTTTTTGGTTTGAACCTGGGGTTGTTTTTCTTTTTGAAATATTCAGGTTTTTCAAAGGAAGAATACGACTCTGAATAAAATTTCCAAATTTTTCGGCGAAAGATGTTCATAAAAAAATCTTATACCTTAAAAACAGTTGGCTCTCGTTGCTAGATAAATGTTTTGGTGTTTCTGAATCCGGAATGAAATCTTTTTATATCCTGAGACCATCAGTTTACACCTTCAAGAGCCCATTCTTTCTGGTATAAGCATTTTTCAATTTAAGTAAAAAAATATGGAGGTGACCGGATTCGAACCGGAGACCTCCTGCGTGCAAGGCAGGCGCTCTAGCCAACTGAGCTACACCCCCGAATTGATTTTAAATGTAAATACAGATCATTGTCTTGTCAATGATTTTCAAAAATTACAGAACATATCTTTTTCTGCCCAAAATGATAATTGAAGACGCGATAGAAAAAAGGACGACAAGCGAAATCACAAAAAAGGCGGTGACGGGATTTTCCCTCGTAATGGGATTACTGAAAAGACCGCCTCCTCCCCCATTGCCGAGAGAAGGAAGAATTGACCTGACATGATAGATAATCGTAAGTTTCTGCGTCATACCTGGAATAAACTGAACGATCCCCTCCCAGCCGAAAATAAAAACAAGCCCAATCGCTGTCGACTTGGAAGCCAAAAGAGACAACAGAGAAAAAACGGCAAAATAAGCCAACAGAGCCAACGATATGCCCAAAGTGAAATTAAAAAAAATCAAAAGGACACCTGCGTTTAAAAGATGATTGAAAAACATGGTCAGAAAACACAGGATATAACCCGGTATGACAGAAAATAAAACAATCGTCAAAAGAGAAAAGAATTTTCCCATAAATATGTCTTTTTTCGGAACTGGCCTTGATGTGAGAAAGACGAGTGTCTTGTCTTCGATATCTTCCCTGATAAGTGAGCTTCCAAAGAAAACCGCAACGACCGGGCTGTAAAAGCTGACATAAAAAAGATAGGCAAAACCTTTGAAAAAAGACAATTCGTAGGTCAGCGCTTGTCCCTGAAAAAGAGAATATATTTTAACCGCGACGACTATCATAAGAGGGAAAACGTTAAGCAGGATGAACACTCTGGTCCTGGTCCGTCTAAAACCGGGGGCCAGAAACATTTTGTAAATCGCCTTGAAATAATAGAGTTTTTCCATCAAGCCACCAGATAATCGAAAACTGACTGCAAGTTGTCGTCGGCGGCTTCAATTTCATCTATATCAATATTGTTTTCGGTGATAATTCCCGAAAGAAGGGCTGTAAAAACTGCTCTTTTTCTGGTTTTAACAGTTAATTCTTCCTCCGCCAAATCGATTCCGAGAACTATATCCTGCTCGAGCAGGAAGCGTGCGAGTTTTTTAGGTTCTTTAAGCTTTATTCTCACGATGTGAGGTTTAGAATCTATTAATTCTCTGACATCGTGAATGTTGCCCTGGGCGAAAACTTTTCCCTGGTGAATTAGGATTATCTCGTCTGTCATCATCTGTATTTCCGGAAGCACATGCGATGAGACTACTACGGTTTTACCTCTTTGGGAGAATTCTTTTATTATCTTCATGACTTCAATTCTCCATATCGGATCCACTCCGTTTAACGGTTCATCGAGCAATAGCAGGTCTGGGTCATGGGCGAAACTTTGAACTATCCTGATCCTCTGCCTCATCCCCATGCTGTATGTCTTTATCATCCTTGATGATACTTCAAGCAGGCCAAGCCTCGAAAGCGCTTCTTCCGATTTTTTTCTTGAATCTTCAACTGAAAACCCGTGAAGCCTGAGAAGGTTGAAAACAAATTCAAATCCAGACATGTTCTTGAAATAAGAATCGTATTCAGGACAAAAACCTATTTTTCTGAATACTCTGTCATCTGAAAATACGTCAGAGCCAAAAATTTTAACCTCTCCGATGTTTGGCTTTATCTGGCCCGAAACAAGTTTCAAAAAAGTAGATTTGCCGGCACCGTTTGGACCCAAAAGGCCTATGACACCTTCTTCTATTTCAATAGATATGTCGCTGACACCTAAAACTTTACCATACCATTTTGACACTTCTTTCAACTCGATTATCTCTGACATCTACTTTTTTTCCATTTTTGATACCTGAGAATACAGGAGAAATATAAAGAAAAAAGACTGAAAGAGTATGTTGAAAAAAGCGAAAAGGTCGAAATAGCTGAACCCGTTTTCTCTACCGAACAGCAAGTTTCCGGTTCTCTTAACAAGCTCATAAATGGATAAAAAGCTAAATATTTCGCTTTTGAAAATACCGTTGAGCGCTCCGTAAACAGCAAGCCCCAGAAAATACAACACAAAAATTATCACTCCGACAAACCTGCCGTTGTCGGTTAAACTCGAGACGAGAAGGGTCAAAGAAGAAAAGAAAAGCGACACAATGATTGAGAACGCCACGCATGAAAAGAGAGATAACATGCTCATAGTGAAAGTCGGCGAGAACATCGCCTTCAACAGAATAAGAATCAGACCCGGCAGAAGCGTCACACAGAGCATGTAAAAACCTATTATGGACATTTTTCCGGCGATGTAATCCCATTTGCCGAGCGGTCTGGAAAAGTATAGCGCAACAGCGTTTGTTTTCAAATCACCAGCTATCAACTCCGATCCAGCGGCAAGGCTTAGCAAAAGAAGAGTGAAAATCAAATATCCGTTGACGTAAAAGGTTCTCAGTATGCTCGTTATTGAGGACAGAGCTTCTATGTTTTCTTCGATAAAACTAAGTTCGGGTTTGGAAGTAATATAGACGGCTATGACGAAAAAACCGAGTTGGAGCGCGGACATAATCAGCGTCGCTTTCAATAATTTTTTTGAAAAAGCATGGTAAATACCTTCTCTCCATATCGGAATCCAAGGCAGAGATGCCCTCTTTAGCTCTCCATTCCACCTGAAATATCCACGCCGCCTGATTATCATTGTTCCTGCTTGCCTACAGCTCTGATGAATCTGTCGCTAAGAGAGGATTTGATTCGGGAATATCTCACTATTCCG
This window contains:
- the feoB gene encoding Fe(2+) transporter permease subunit FeoB encodes the protein MKSRKITVALIGTPNCGKTTVFNSLTGGNVKTGNWPGVTVEKREGKLKPDSKIGSEDYDLSIVDLPGTYSLSAISEDEKVARDFILSGEPSIILNILDGSNLERSLYLTVQLLEMNAPLILAVNMIDIAERSRIQLDLEELSRQLSVPVVGMSALRKNDVSNLKKILVENAGKNISPRAHFEYANEIEAEIHACQEKTSSYALASGLESRWLCIKLLEEDRWVSSKLVENGVFTESEIGSSKKKIENMLGDSIEIIFADHRYGFIHGICQRIITKQAARESYTEKIDKVVLNRYLKLPIFLIVMYAIFWATITLGGTFTDFFEMISGVIFIDGLGFLLEKLNSPTFLKIILANGVGGGIQTVITFTPILFFMYIMFAVLEDSGYMARVAFIMDKYMSKIGLPGKAFVPLLVGFGCTVPAILATRTLENRRDRLMTIFIAPLMSCGAKMPVYALFTAAFFPKNSALIVISLYSVGVFFAIITGLMMKSTLFRHHHSYFVMELPIYHAPRPKHILFHTWMRLKSFLLKAGQVIVIAVAILTVINSFGTDGSFGNENSDKSLLTFMGKTITPLFHPIGIEKENWPATVGLLMGVFAKESVIGTLNSLYAQIKAAESEGIQEEESYLEKIKGAFTSIPENLSEVLHPFLKLFGYQEATETVASENKIFGLMSSFFSKGGFQAYAYLLFILLYFPCLSSFGVMIRESGWILAVASAVYLTSIAWSTSTLFYQMTVGKNLIYIMIAVLVFGLNLGLFFFLKYSGFSKEEYDSE
- a CDS encoding metal-dependent transcriptional regulator codes for the protein MNKKTKKYLSSHMEDYLEAILDIANKQKRVRVTDVSLYLNVRKPSVNSAVKKLKAMKLLKHEKYGDIQLTERGEKLAEKILQKHNVLFNFLSEYLDVPKDIAAVEACKIEHNISAETLKKLSDFIDCIKNMNFQKS
- a CDS encoding ABC transporter permease subunit, translated to MEKLYYFKAIYKMFLAPGFRRTRTRVFILLNVFPLMIVVAVKIYSLFQGQALTYELSFFKGFAYLFYVSFYSPVVAVFFGSSLIREDIEDKTLVFLTSRPVPKKDIFMGKFFSLLTIVLFSVIPGYILCFLTMFFNHLLNAGVLLIFFNFTLGISLALLAYFAVFSLLSLLASKSTAIGLVFIFGWEGIVQFIPGMTQKLTIIYHVRSILPSLGNGGGGGLFSNPITRENPVTAFFVISLVVLFSIASSIIILGRKRYVL
- a CDS encoding ferrous iron transport protein A, whose protein sequence is MKIEKGKSIPLSLAKSGENLIICELKGGGVFKEKCISMGIIPGKEIVISHKSRNGPCLMKIGDSRIIIGGGMMNKIFVVEP
- a CDS encoding ABC transporter ATP-binding protein; the protein is MSEIIELKEVSKWYGKVLGVSDISIEIEEGVIGLLGPNGAGKSTFLKLVSGQIKPNIGEVKIFGSDVFSDDRVFRKIGFCPEYDSYFKNMSGFEFVFNLLRLHGFSVEDSRKKSEEALSRLGLLEVSSRMIKTYSMGMRQRIRIVQSFAHDPDLLLLDEPLNGVDPIWRIEVMKIIKEFSQRGKTVVVSSHVLPEIQMMTDEIILIHQGKVFAQGNIHDVRELIDSKPHIVRIKLKEPKKLARFLLEQDIVLGIDLAEEELTVKTRKRAVFTALLSGIITENNIDIDEIEAADDNLQSVFDYLVA